Genomic window (Drosophila sulfurigaster albostrigata strain 15112-1811.04 chromosome 2R, ASM2355843v2, whole genome shotgun sequence):
ACAACAACCGAAAAAACCAAAGCGAGCAGACAGTTGGGCAcacaaaaagtgaaatatgaaaaatagaCTTGTGTTTATAAATAGTAAAAGCACCGCTCGATATTCGTATGGcccacaattttcattttctttgcaCAGTAAAAGCACAAATGACGTACAATGCTGAGTtgattacaatatttttgtttttgctcaaAAGGGAACAGAGAATACAATtgaagtacaaaatatttaattgctttattcACATGCCATTATTTTAAAGACTTAATCCAATAGATTTTCTCGAACTATTTAGCGAGCTTTCACTGTAATTATGTTCTGTAAATGTCAAAAGCGTTTATTGGCCTCAGTTGAACCGTAGCAAACGATGACAGCTAGAAACACGTGCAGAATCCAACTAAAGATACATTCCAAAAAGCATCTGCAGAAAAGACAACTTGTTGAATGTCGAAAAATTacttgaaataattttgtttattttttgaaaatgtttttgtctCCATTTTATCAAATATCAAGGCGTTAGCAAAGTTTATTGCCATCAAAAAGAggcttaatttgtttaatttacaataGCATTAGACATTATCTAAGTCAACATTCAGTTTCGTTAGCGCCTCGACAGACAAATTTTGTTTCATGCAAAAAATCGAACGATTGGCGTTGCTAATTACTGTTTTTTGTTATACTATATTCATAATTATCAGCGTGAAAAACCATTCATATGAGGCACATATACAGaaatacatatgaatgtatttGAACGTTTGAGTGGTGAGTGACGATTACGattctttgttttgcttttggatttatacgtatatattcattttattgttgcttgaTAAGAGCGTCCAACAAATGCGATTTTCGCTATCTGCGGGCAATGGACGGGGGACGTCTAAGCATAAATCAGAGTCACCGTCATATACACTCAGAATACTTATTTAGCTTGTACGTATTAAAGAAAGAATCatataatttacataataCAAAACGAAAAGTTTTTGGGGAAACGTCTAGTTTacgtcacacacacagcaagaacaacaaaaacaacaacaacaccaatagCAACCGGCAAAATGTTAACGGTATCAACCACCATCTTGGCGAtgcgagagagagcaagagcaagcgTGTCCAACTGCCACTCACGTGTGCCtctctgttgtgtgtgtgttacagTGTTGGGAGGGTGCCATTctgtcattttcatttgcagatTCTGTTTTCAGACCCTgcttcaaaatgaaaatcgccacaaacaaataaatatttttaaatgagaGCGCTGTTGGTTTTCTTATGTGCCAATCACTTTCCATTTAGTTCGCTGCTAAAATTAatctttcacacacacacacacaaacgatgatatataaatatatatgtacgcATGCACAGTGGCGGCGACCCTTGCAGTACACACAAGCAAACAGCtggtagcagcaacaacaacttaccGAATAGGAAAATacagtatttgttttttttttttacaaattattttagttgCACTGCTCTTTGTTGCCGACACTTTTTATAATACACTTATTTAACACATTTGACACACATGACTTTTGAAGgaattgcataaaattgatcaatttttcatttgcactgttttgcaattcacttgttttatttttcccttttttgtaTGCTACTTTGGTCAAATTCTTATTATGCAGCTGCCACGcacgttgctgctgttaacgaacacaaatttataatatatagcatacgatttaaatttaaacactgcgtcaaaaacaataaaatcgaaaCCGAGAGCGTTAAACGCTAAGTGTGCATAGCGAACAATTCGTtaggccacacacacacacccaccgACAcaggaaaacaacaaaacttctAACAGTTTGCCGAATGTTAATTAACAGAAAGCATGCACGAATTTTGGTGAATTGCCGTTACACTTTTTCGATtagtgttttatttaaatttatattttatctaATAGAAATCTATGTCGAATAATTAGGCTAACTATTAATTAGgccgaaaaaaattataaaatgagcGAAAGactaacattttattaataaaaactaatgaaTGTGTAGCACCGCAATAGTACTAACAGAGATGTTAGTAAGATACCAATATGTTATCGATATCACAGACTCAGCAAATTTTGCAACACTTAAAAATATGTCAGGCTGCCactttgttttctgttttgttttggctgaaTGGCAACACACGttccaaattcaaaattgtgaTACCAATTTATTGTGGTCTACTCTAATTCTAatgctttaatttatatagttttaagATAAAAATCGAATGCAATGTTTCtcttaaatacataaaagttAGCGTTTGTACGGTTTAcagcacaaattaaattaagctaCATACGAATTTGTcttgcatttacattttgtattgtgtgacgcaacacacaaaaagctACACTTGTATTAAATTCTAGGAAGTCAGTTTCTTTTGTTCCTCTTTTAGTTTTCCCTCGCCGGGTGGTTTTTTGTTCGTAGCCGCTGAATTTTTACCATACAGCATATCAACAAAGAGTGCTGCAAACACTAAGAAGGCGCCGAACCATTGGCGAGCAATTAACACGTTGCCAAACAATAGCACAGAGCAAAGCACTGTGAAAAACTTGCGTGTTGTGGTGACCACAGAGCAGGCCAAAggaccaaaattcgcaaccaTTAGGAAGATGAAGAGCTGACCCAACGCTCCGCACAGTGCAATCATGGCTAGATGAAGCCAAACTTCCGAATGCCGAAGCGCAAATTGTATAAACGCCATGCCTTCGCCTGGAAAAGAAAGGAAATGcatatatgtaattatttatattgatataaaaaaaaataaattaattaatttcttaataagTGCATCTACACTTAATCTAATTCCAACAAACATATTTGAgcgatttatatattaaaaaaaattgtactaACTTTCCAGTTAGACCATTTATCAGctcagcaaataaaaatttatgatcATTGTGACTGTCAATTGTTAGTTCGAAtgttcttttaaaattaaaataaagtcaaaaacaatttatgtttattgcaTACTGCAGATAGTGaaataatttgttgtgttAAAGATTAGATAGATGCCATTATCGGTTGTCATTATTACTATGATTTATTAGTGTGCAAACGTTTAGCGTAAAAATCGAGTAAAACTATTCTTATGTTAATTGCGCATTGCAGATAATTGCATCATCAACAATTTACTGCAAATATAGCATATTTCAATAATCTCCACTAACCTGTCACTATCATGGCACCTCCCAGCATCAATGTGCTCCAGTAGTTCATCGACAACATCATTTGTTGACCAGATGGCGCACTCGAGGCACGCATCCGCTCCTGCACAGCACCGGTCAAGCCATCCATGGATAAGCTCAAGAATAGCAGCAGTTCACCCAGTCCCGTTGTCTCAGCGGGCAAATTGGACACTTTGCTCTCCTTGAACATGAACAGTATGACACCCAGCACAATGGTTAAGACACAAGCATATCGCGTCCAACTATACGATTTGCGTCCAATGAGCACGCCCAGTATCATCACGGGAATGGGTTTGGCTGATTTGCCAACCACAGCTGTTGGATAGGGCACCCAACGCAGAGCCATGTTCGTTGAGACCATGGCCAGGAGGTAGGTGAGTGAGCTGGCCGCATAGTAGCCCGTATGGGTGGTATCCTCCTTTTGTGGCTTCACTGTTAGCATCCCTTTGTTGTGAAGCAAACAAGTGTGTGTAAGAGAGGTTTCTATGCATGCGTATTGCCGGCATACAACTTACCTTTAGCGAAAAGGTAATTGCAGATGCATTGCACCCAGACAAGCGCCAGCGTATAGGTGAAACGTTCGCCCACATTGCCATCGGGTTGCACCTGATCCCCATAACGGCCGCGCGTTAGTTTTTCCTGCACAATTCCATACAGAAAGTAGGAGAAAAAGATGCCCAAGGCATAGATCGCAAAACGACTTTGTTCTGGTATATTCATGGCTGCGTGGCTTCGTGTTGGTACTTGTACGCGTTCCTCTAAGTGCACTTTTCACTTAaacaactaataataatagacTAAACATCCAACATGGTACATTGGACGTGTAAATTCCGCGagtttacaaaaaatatcagCTACGTGGAGCTTGGGAGCGTTGAAACTGATCCAGTGTGACCGCAACAtgcttttcaaaatatactttttttcttacGAAATATTCAGAATATTCTGTTACTGGTATTGACTGGTTACACTGGATTGTGCCTAGCGCAGTTTTCCGacgttaaattaaaaatctatattAAAAAAGGCGCAATTCTTTTagaaatttcatttcgtttatttgGTTTAAAGTATgcttgtaaaatataataaagtatattaaGCTGGTCTTTTGTTATACGTGTAATGCACTTATGTTTTTCATAAACCGAACACGCTCAAATATCCAATAACTTGAGTTATTTCCTCTCAATCagttattatatacatacacacccCACATAATAGTATTAATTGGTATGGTAATGTTTGCTTAGATTAGTTACTACGTACAGGTCGTAaactgaacaacaacaaacaagcaatAGATTAGTGGAGCGACTAGAATTTAAGAGCtaagtaaatgtaaatgcgTAAGAATTCGGGTGAATGgtagaaaaacgaaaataaaaataacaattcaataaggtgaagaaaaaaattagTTCCAATAAAGGAAACTTAGTTCCTATATAAAGTTTGCTAACAAGTTCCTTTTAGTGGCGGCAGccaagtataaaataatatataagcGGCACTGGAGACAACATTCGATGATTCCAAAGGCGAAACAACTTGATCATCGAATTTAAACCAGCGGTCATATTTAGCGCTCTTGCAGAATGCCGTATAATGGCCACCCTCCATGGTGCCGTAGTGATTTGATACGGCATACAATCTGAATGTCTTTGTTGAGGACATAGATTCGACACGTGCTAGATATGGTTTCATTTCCAGATTATCCAAAGGAAACTGTacataattttgtttcttaACATATCCACCGCTATTACTGGGATCCGCATAAAAGCTATAATAggaaataaacatataaaaacatGATTATCCAACTAATTAGAAAAATTCTAAATCTTAATCCCTACCGTTTCAGATGCACTACCAAAATTGGAGGTAACTTAGAAATGTCCAATTTCTTAATGGCATCACGTTTCGTGTTGCACTTGGGACAGTTCCAGCCGTAGATTTTCTCACCACTGAAGTACAAGTCCATACACTGATTTAACTGACAAAGATTTGCATTGGGCGGCAACTCCATGCTGAGATTCGAAAAGCACTCATATGTAGCCGACTCTTTGCTGCAGGTAACACACTTGACTGTGCTTTTGATTTGtccataaaataaatgcaagaTCATACTCTCCTGGGATTTTGTAAATTCCAGCCAGGATTTCTCCCAAGCTAGCACACTATTGGCTCTACGCCGCACTTTAATTGTCTGCAAATCGGAATGCAGCCAATCCATCAGAATGGTTAGAAACTCATGAGAGTCCTGTTGATCAACGCCTCTAAATGTCTTCTGGTACTGTCCCACAATGTACTGTAAAAAATTATAAGCAAATATTGGAAATcgtgtaatataaataatgtatttgCCATGACTTACGCGTAAATCACGACTGGCGACACACTTGTATTGGCCATTCCACAGTTCCTTGATAAGTGCAGCAACCTCTTCGATGACCTGTCcattcgttttattttgacGACTTATGTGCTTCTTGTATTCGTTTGATACACAAAAATCTTGTAAATGTGACGTGTTACTTAGGCACTGTAGTATACTATTCATATAGCAAGTGTTGCCTAAATTCTTAAGACCAGTTAGACCGAATCCCtgcaagcaaaaataaatatatattaaaaaatatggtCAATGCATACTCTCTcttatactatattaatagtTTAGGCTTATTGTCAAATTACACGTCGAAGTGGAATAATGGatgtgtaaatattgtaaGTTGCTGGCAGCTGAAGTTTGACGCCCGGAACGCAAGTTGTCAGTTGTCGCATTTGGTGCACTTCGAAATTGTATGTGAAATTGGCTCGAACATGCTTTGTGTTCGGACAATGGGCGACTGAACGGTGTtatggcaaaaacaaatatgcaaCTTACGCCCACAAAACGTGACGTGACGTGACAAGACGACCCCAAAGCTATTGATTTGCAGAAGGCTATTTATAGGCCTAGCGACCACTCACCACATTGTGACCAATAACTGGCGAAAAATATCGGATTCGCGACGCTTCAGTCTCGGTGACGGCTGCTCGACTTTCGTTCCGCGGCTTCGTTGCCCGATCGTAGACGGGACGCGAGTTAATTATCGACTGATCATTGAGAATTCTATGCTGCATCTCATCGATTGGACTGAGTGGTGGTGATTTGTCATTGGGTGCAATTGTTGGTTCAACTGCTGGCTTGTAGTGTGGCTTTGTCTCGCGTGCAATAGCCAAAAGACGTTCCCGTTCGAGGCGATCGCGTTCATGCGTCTCATCAAGCCTTTGACGTTCCGCAATCTTGATCTCAATTTGTCTGGTAGTCTCATTGTCATCTTGCAGCACTTCGTCTTCTTTCAATTTCATGATCCTATCGCGTATACGATAGTTTTCAAGTCgctgcattaaaatatatggcaattaaattatagtagaaataattaaatacttcCAACTCACATTATCCTTGGATTCGCTTTCGAGCTGAAGCAGATTATAGAGGCTTTCCTGTCCTTCGCTGCTCTGGGAAGCACCCGCTGAGTGCAGACGTCGCCATTTCTTCGATGCATCTTCGAGGAGCCTATCGTTTTCTTCCGCCCGCTGTAATAGCGTTGCGTGCTGATCACGGAGTTCCTCAATAATTTGAGTGCTTTGTGGTTGTTTCAAATGGTTTTGTTGGGTGCGCAAGGTTGTGGGCTTATTGGCGCGATTGATGCTGGGTCGTTGGTTTTCTTTGGAATCGAAAATTACTATGTCCTCCTTCATGGTGATATCATTTATTGATGGATATTCAATGTCATCGATTGcgtcattgtcattgttgttattaattttggGCGCCGATACCGAGGGATTGGTGCAGTAAGTTGGATATCGGATAAGAAAATTTTCATAGCCACCTTCCAGAATTTGTAGGGGGGGGCACGATAGTTTACATCTGGATCCCActgcaaaagaaaatgttgaaaattagaatacaaaatttaataaaatgcgtTTTAGTTACATTTTGCAATATGTCCAACAACACGGCAATAGGCGTGGTGGCAATAGGCACCTCCGTCGTGCTCCAGTCCATAAGCACCACAGATTCCTTCACCGAACGGGATGCCCAGGAGGCCTTGTCTTTGCTACTGAGACGTGCCTGTAATCTGCCCGCGGACATGCTGCAAGatgaaatgatttttaatttacaactaATTACAAATGTTCATAGGAAACTTATATCATgaatataagaatatatatttaagaataatatgaataatttgACCTCATTACTTACCCTGGTGTTATCAGCTCCTCGGGAACATTGAATGAACAATAGTAGTTCAAATGGGAAGCGTCGTAGTCAGCGCTACTGCGACAGTCCATGACCAGCACAGACTTCTGTTGCATCCGCTTGTACAGCTCCTCGCAGCTAATAATACCCAACTTCGTATATGCTTCTGGAGCTGACAAGGAATTGATTACATCATTGCTCATTGATTGGGCTGATGTGCTTAGATTTGAATTTGAGATTCTGCTCTTGGATGTCTCCAGCTCCTTATAGCGATTGGATAAGGACTTATAAATTATTTCCAGTTTATCCATAGCGTTACGATTGTCGGTATTGTCGCCAAGTATCTTATGTACCTCTGACTTGTTCTTGGAATAATCAGGTCTCTTGCGTATAATGGACAGCATATTAAAGTACTTCACGTATGTGATGTAAACCAATTCCTCATCGCCATCTCGCATACGCTCATTGGCAACCTCGAGCAGTTTATTTGCCGTATTCAGTAATCtaaaagcaattgaaaaaattgttgacATCAGCATAATGTGCACATGCACAGCATCGTTTGCCAAGCGTCTTCTGAGACAGCTTTGGGCGTGTGTTGAAGTTTCCACTTACGTTTTCATACCCACGTTGCGATGTTCTGGTATTGCAGTGTGCTTGTCCAGATCGTCTAGCGATGTGCCTAGGTAAAGCTTTTTTAAATGGGCCATTGTTCTCAATGTTCGACGCCGATCGACGCTGTAATTTATGAGCTGCAATTCTTTTTCCAAGAAAGTTGCCGagctaatttttatttagcgcatgtatgtgtgtgtgcgtgtgtctatGGAATTTAGCATAACAGCGGTAATAACTGAGCATTTGTTGAACTGATACACTTGGCACGCTACTATTAGAACTCAACGATTGACTATCAAACCAAGCttactattttaataaatactgccgtttttttaatttgacacaaaaagttttgaataaaaattagttTACGAACAGCAGTTAGCCACTTGCAATTATTATCGATAGGCAAATCAGCTGTACCCAGGGCTGGCAAAGTAATCtgatgttatcgataacatatgAGTAATTTTGTGGTGGTTGCTCGATAAGTTGattgaaaagaagaagagTTCAAATATGCAGTACGTTGTTAACGCTGCTCCTCCCAGGAGCGCGAAATTAATAGTTATTTGAATTCACAACCACTACTAATGCAACTTTATAAAACAAGTTACAACTGAATTCAACAATtgataaattgcaaaaaaattcatcttataaagaataaaaaaaaataagttttgctCGAAGATGTATtggtttaaatttgaaaatataaaagttttaaaaactATTGCTCTAAAACTTGTTTTACAAgcttaataattattttctcCCCATAGAGTTCTAACCATTTTCCGGCCCTTAGAATCTTTTCTAATagtgttttcaa
Coding sequences:
- the LOC133836123 gene encoding solute carrier family 35 member B1 homolog, producing the protein MNIPEQSRFAIYALGIFFSYFLYGIVQEKLTRGRYGDQVQPDGNVGERFTYTLALVWVQCICNYLFAKGMLTVKPQKEDTTHTGYYAASSLTYLLAMVSTNMALRWVPYPTAVVGKSAKPIPVMILGVLIGRKSYSWTRYACVLTIVLGVILFMFKESKVSNLPAETTGLGELLLFLSLSMDGLTGAVQERMRASSAPSGQQMMLSMNYWSTLMLGGAMIVTGEGMAFIQFALRHSEVWLHLAMIALCGALGQLFIFLMVANFGPLACSVVTTTRKFFTVLCSVLLFGNVLIARQWFGAFLVFAALFVDMLYGKNSAATNKKPPGEGKLKEEQKKLTS
- the LOC133836441 gene encoding LOW QUALITY PROTEIN: ubiquitin carboxyl-terminal hydrolase 8 (The sequence of the model RefSeq protein was modified relative to this genomic sequence to represent the inferred CDS: deleted 2 bases in 1 codon); translated protein: MAHLKKLYLGTSLDDLDKHTAIPEHRNVGMKTLLNTANKLLEVANERMRDGDEELVYITYVKYFNMLSIIRKRPDYSKNKSEVHKILGDNTDNRNAMDKLEIIYKSLSNRYKELETSKSRISNSNLSTSAQSMSNDVINSLSAPEAYTKLGIISCEELYKRMQQKSVLVMDCRSSADYDASHLNYYCSFNVPEELITPGMSAGRLQARLSSKDKASWASRSVKESVVLMDWSTTEVPIATTPIAVLLDILQNWDPDVNYRAPLQILEGGYENFLIRYPTYCTNPSVSAPKINNNNDNDAIDDIEYPSINDITMKEDIVIFDSKENQRPSINRANKPTTLRTQQNHLKQPQSTQIIEELRDQHATLLQRAEENDRLLEDASKKWRRLHSAGASQSSEGQESLYNLLQLESESKDNRLENYRIRDRIMKLKEDEVLQDDNETTRQIEIKIAERQRLDETHERDRLERERLLAIARETKPHYKPAVEPTIAPNDKSPPLSPIDEMQHRILNDQSIINSRPVYDRATKPRNESRAAVTETEASRIRYFSPVIGHNVGFGLTGLKNLGNTCYMNSILQCLSNTSHLQDFCVSNEYKKHISRQNKTNGQVIEEVAALIKELWNGQYKCVASRDLRYIVGQYQKTFRGVDQQDSHEFLTILMDWLHSDLQTIKVRRRANSVLAWEKSWLEFTKSQESMILHLFYGQIKSTVKCVTCSKESATYECFSNLSMELPPNANLCQLNQCMDLYFSGEKIYGWNCPKCNTKRDAIKKLDISKLPPILVVHLKRFYADPSNSGGYVKKQNYVQFPLDNLEMKPYLARVESMSSTKTFRLYAVSNHYGTMEGGHYTAFCKSAKYDRWFKFDDQVVSPLESSNVVSSAAYILFYTWLPPLKGTC